The proteins below come from a single Serratia ficaria genomic window:
- a CDS encoding NADP(H)-dependent aldo-keto reductase has translation MQYHRIPHSSLEVSVLGLGTMTFGEQNTEADAHAQLDYALAAGINLIDTAELYPVPPRPETQGLTEQYIGSWIKARGSREKIVLASKVSGPVRGNDSSIRPQQALDRKNIRAALDASLKRLNTDYLDLYQLHWPQRATNCFGKLNYQYTDEMATVTLLETLEALTEQVRAGKIRYIGVSNETPWGVMRYLQLAEKHELPRIVSIQNPYSLLNRSFEIGLAEISQHEGVELLAYSSLAFGTLSGKYLNGAKPAGARNTLFTRFNRYSGQQTQLAIAEYVALARKQGLDPSQMALAFVRQQPFVASTLLGATTLEQLKTNIDSFDVVLDEEVLQALEEIHSRYTIPAP, from the coding sequence ATGCAATACCACCGTATTCCCCACAGTTCTTTAGAAGTGAGCGTGCTGGGACTGGGCACCATGACCTTTGGCGAGCAAAATACTGAAGCCGATGCCCACGCACAGCTGGACTATGCATTAGCCGCAGGCATCAACCTGATAGACACCGCCGAGCTGTACCCAGTGCCGCCCCGCCCGGAAACCCAGGGGCTGACCGAGCAATATATCGGCAGCTGGATCAAGGCGCGCGGCAGCCGCGAGAAAATCGTGCTGGCGAGCAAAGTCTCCGGGCCGGTGCGCGGCAACGACAGCAGCATCCGCCCACAGCAGGCGCTGGATCGCAAAAATATCCGCGCCGCGCTGGACGCCAGCCTGAAACGCCTGAACACCGATTACCTCGATCTCTACCAGCTGCACTGGCCGCAGCGCGCCACCAACTGCTTCGGCAAGCTCAACTATCAGTACACCGACGAAATGGCCACGGTAACGCTGCTGGAAACGCTGGAAGCGCTGACCGAGCAGGTGCGCGCCGGTAAAATCCGCTATATCGGGGTATCCAACGAAACGCCATGGGGCGTGATGCGCTATCTGCAATTGGCCGAGAAACACGAGCTGCCGCGCATCGTGTCGATCCAGAACCCGTACAGCCTGCTGAACCGCAGCTTTGAGATTGGCCTGGCGGAAATCAGCCAGCACGAAGGCGTGGAGCTGCTGGCCTATTCCAGCCTGGCGTTCGGCACCCTGAGCGGCAAATACCTCAACGGCGCCAAGCCGGCCGGCGCGCGCAATACGCTGTTCACCCGCTTCAACCGCTACTCCGGGCAGCAAACCCAGCTGGCGATTGCCGAATACGTGGCGTTAGCCAGGAAACAGGGGTTGGATCCTTCGCAGATGGCGTTGGCCTTTGTGCGCCAGCAGCCGTTCGTCGCCAGCACCCTGTTGGGCGCCACCACGCTGGAGCAGTTGAAAACCAACATCGACAGCTTCGATGTGGTGTTGGATGAAGAGGTGCTGCAGGCGCTCGAAGAAATTCACAGCCGTTATACCATTCCGGCGCCTTGA
- the lplT gene encoding lysophospholipid transporter LplT, with amino-acid sequence MNPSTESPLLSRGMIAVIGAQFLSAFGDNALLFATLALIKQQLYPDWSQPILQMAFVATYIVLAPFVGQVADSFAKGRVMMFANALKLAGALVICFGGNPFLGYSLVGVGAAAYSPAKYGILGEITSGEKLVKANGLIEASTIAAILTGSVAGGILADWHVAVALAACALVYAGAVVANLYIPRLAAARPGASWRPQAMTHSFFAACVMLWRDGQTRFSLIGTSLFWGAGVTLRFLLVLWVPVALGIADNATPTLLNAMVAVGIVVGAGAAARFVTLKTVKRCMPAGMLIGVAVAVFALQTTMLNAYVLLALIGMLGGFFVVPLNALLQERGKHSVGAGNAIAVQNLGENAAMLLMLGLYSLVVKLGVPVVGVGVGFGVVFALAISALWWSQRR; translated from the coding sequence ATGAATCCTTCGACCGAATCCCCTTTGTTGTCACGCGGCATGATCGCGGTGATCGGCGCGCAGTTCCTCTCGGCGTTCGGCGACAATGCGTTGCTGTTCGCCACGCTGGCGCTGATCAAGCAGCAGCTGTATCCGGACTGGAGCCAGCCGATCCTGCAGATGGCCTTTGTCGCCACCTACATCGTTTTGGCGCCCTTTGTCGGCCAGGTCGCCGACAGCTTTGCCAAAGGGCGGGTGATGATGTTCGCCAACGCCCTGAAATTGGCGGGGGCATTGGTGATCTGTTTTGGGGGTAACCCGTTTCTGGGTTACAGCCTGGTCGGCGTGGGAGCCGCTGCGTATTCACCGGCCAAATACGGCATTCTGGGCGAGATCACCAGCGGCGAGAAACTGGTCAAGGCTAACGGCCTGATCGAGGCTTCGACCATTGCGGCCATTCTGACCGGTTCGGTGGCCGGCGGTATTCTGGCGGACTGGCACGTGGCGGTGGCGCTGGCTGCCTGTGCGTTGGTTTACGCGGGGGCGGTGGTCGCCAACCTGTATATTCCGCGTTTGGCGGCGGCGCGTCCTGGCGCTTCGTGGCGTCCTCAGGCCATGACGCACAGCTTCTTTGCTGCCTGCGTTATGCTGTGGCGCGATGGACAGACGCGTTTCTCATTGATTGGCACCAGCCTGTTTTGGGGGGCCGGCGTGACGCTGCGTTTTCTGCTGGTGCTGTGGGTGCCGGTGGCGCTCGGCATCGCCGATAACGCCACGCCGACGCTGCTGAACGCCATGGTGGCCGTCGGCATCGTGGTGGGCGCGGGGGCCGCCGCGCGCTTCGTCACGCTTAAAACGGTGAAACGCTGTATGCCGGCCGGCATGCTGATCGGCGTCGCGGTCGCGGTGTTTGCGCTGCAAACGACCATGCTCAATGCCTACGTCTTGCTGGCGCTTATCGGCATGCTGGGGGGCTTCTTCGTCGTGCCGCTCAATGCGTTGCTGCAGGAGCGGGGCAAACATTCGGTCGGCGCCGGCAATGCGATCGCAGTGCAAAACCTGGGTGAAAACGCCGCCATGTTGCTGATGCTCGGCCTGTATTCTTTGGTGGTGAAGCTGGGCGTGCCGGTGGTGGGCGTCGGCGTAGGGTTTGGCGTGGTGTTTGCGCTGGCGATTAGCGCGTTGTGGTGGTCGCAGCGGCGGTGA